The stretch of DNA GGTTTTCAAAGCCTTGTATCTGGTTCAGGGTTGGGCATCCAGGATGCGTTAAGCGCTGGCCTTGTTCGTCAAAAGCCTAGTGGAGGCTACTACGATTACTTTCGGGGCAGGATCATGATTCCGATACGAGGGTTGAACGGCGAACTCATTGCCTTTGGTGGTCGAGCGCTCGGGGATGGCGATCCAAAGTACCTCAACTCTCCAGAATCTGACATTTTCAAGAAAAAGAATATTCTTTTTGGACTAGATTCCGCTAGAGAAGCGATAAGAAAAACAGGGTTTGTGATCTTGGTAGAAGGTTATTTCGACCAGATCTCCCTTCGCGCGCGTGGGATCGAGAACGTTGTGGCGCCACTCGGAACGTCCCTGACGACCGAACACTCCAAATTATTAAAACGTTTCACAGACAGAATCGTGACAATCTTTGATGGAGACGAGGCGGGACTACGAGCGGTTAAACGATCTCTGCCGATATTTTTGACCGAAGGCATCGAGCCGGAATGTGTCATACTCACTGAAGATAAAGACCCAGACGCCGCAATAAATCGGATCGGGACAGAGGCCTTCCTTGCTTTGGCGACGAAATCACAATCCATGATTGATTTTTTCCTTGACCAGTTGGAAATCCAGTACGACTTGAAAGGAATAACCGGAAGGAATAAAGCCCTCGAAGAATGTGTTCCTATTTTGAGAAAGATTGCCGATTCCTCAGAGCGAGATTATCTTATAGAAAGATTCTCTTCGCGAGTTCGGATAAAGGAAGAACGTTTGCGTCGGGCGATTACGACTAGCAAAGTCAATCAGTTCCCCCAGAACGGTTCTCCGAAGAAAAAGCCAGCCTCAACCCTGTTTGATTTCCCGGCTGATGAGAGAAATGTGGTCCGAGGAATGCTCACTCTGCAGGGATTTATAAACAGGGTTATTGAAGCTGCAGTCCTTAGGGAAATAGAGAATCCTTCACTGGGTCGGTTGGCGCGTGAGATCATAAGATTTTCAAATGAAAGAGGAGAATTCGATTCCAAGCTTTTTTCGTTTTCTATTGACGATTCCGAGATGGCGGGACTGGTTGCAAGCTGGTTGCAACCTAAACCTGAAGAGGATGATCTTAGACCCGAAGTAGACGGGGAGCTTGCAATTGATCAGTCCCTTGATCGACTCAGGTTGAAGCGACTCCTGAGACGCAAGTCTGAAATCCAGGAAACGATTGGAAAATGCGTTCCTGGAGATGAACAGTATAACGATTTAGCTAGAGAATTACTGGTTATCGGTCGAAGATTAAGGAGTTGAGAGCATGCCTGGTTTTCAAGGTATTAGCTGTCGACGCCTAATAGTCTCGGCCACGAATGGGGTAAAAGGAGAAAAGGTTTCATGCCTGAAACGAAGTTCAAGTCCGAATTCAAAGGTCT from Desulfomonilaceae bacterium encodes:
- the dnaG gene encoding DNA primase — its product is MRIPESKIAEIAVAADIVQVISSYIELKKAGKDYRGICPFHGDKDPSLYVSPQKSIFHCFGCAVGGSVFNFVMRIENLSFVEAAKLLAQRYGVAIEMERAQEKRENVRERLSKVLNVAQSYFVKSLKSDHAAMKYLLNRGLSPEWIEFLGLGYAPDSWDGFQSLVSGSGLGIQDALSAGLVRQKPSGGYYDYFRGRIMIPIRGLNGELIAFGGRALGDGDPKYLNSPESDIFKKKNILFGLDSAREAIRKTGFVILVEGYFDQISLRARGIENVVAPLGTSLTTEHSKLLKRFTDRIVTIFDGDEAGLRAVKRSLPIFLTEGIEPECVILTEDKDPDAAINRIGTEAFLALATKSQSMIDFFLDQLEIQYDLKGITGRNKALEECVPILRKIADSSERDYLIERFSSRVRIKEERLRRAITTSKVNQFPQNGSPKKKPASTLFDFPADERNVVRGMLTLQGFINRVIEAAVLREIENPSLGRLAREIIRFSNERGEFDSKLFSFSIDDSEMAGLVASWLQPKPEEDDLRPEVDGELAIDQSLDRLRLKRLLRRKSEIQETIGKCVPGDEQYNDLARELLVIGRRLRS